One Falco naumanni isolate bFalNau1 chromosome 12, bFalNau1.pat, whole genome shotgun sequence genomic region harbors:
- the NPAS4 gene encoding neuronal PAS domain-containing protein 4 — translation MTIFCTRCHRPLQAEMSCLPRRGKQGPRPSKPFRSTKSASKARRDQINAEVQALRSLLPISAQEKERLSYLHTMALVCLWLRGAQLFPPGTHGTALPVGPALGAELLSLLPGFLLVLLANGKLAYISENVDQVLGLSVVELLAQGDMVFDILDGRVHEEVHKKLLLAQEEPGREVTFVSEMRTSKAFRLQHGGNRAVAVCGRFMALRWPASPSSTAFLALCTPVARLPADGNTSSPDDLFQSTHILDMTFTNVTESVTYHLGYHREELIGQSWYSLLHPEDADLAAVQHRAVALGAEAGPAVLRVLRADRTWAWLRVAARRDGGGRFITCTSRCLRREEAAYLRARQPARRPAAPTAPPGRELSLLAAQLRALADSLSPPSAATAKACAWPETAAFPPAPLPAGPPQ, via the exons atgACCATCTTCTGCACCCGCTGCCACAGGCCGCTGCAGGCAGAGAtgagctgcctgcccaggaGGGGCAAGCAGGGGCCCCGTCCCTCGAAGCCTTTCAG GTCAACCAAGAGTGCCTCCAAGGCTCGCCGAGACCAGATCAATGCGGAGGTGCAGGCGCTGCGCTCCCTGCTGCCCATCTCAGCACAGGAGAAGGAACGACTCTCCTACCTCCACACCATGGCCCTTGTGTGCCTCTGGCTGCGGGGGGCTCAGCTGTTCCCTCCAGGTACCCATGGCACTGCTCTCCCTGTGGGACCAGCCCTCGGTGCGGAGCTGCTCTCACTGCTGCCAGGGTTTCTGCTTGTGCTTTTGGCCAATGGCAAGCTGGCCTACATCTCAGAGAATGTGGATCAGGTCCTGGGCCTCTCTGTG GTGGAGCTGCTTGCCCAGGGGGACATGGTCTTTGACATCCTGGATGGGCGAGTGCAcgaggaggtgcacaagaagctcCTCCTTGCCCAGGAGGAGCCTGGCAGGG AAGTCACATTTGTCAGCGAGATGCGCACATCCAAGGCCTTCCGGCTGCAGCATGGGGGAAATCGGGCTGTAGCAGTGTGTGGGCGCTTCATGGCCCTGCGCTGGCCAGCCtccccctccagcacagccttcCTGGCCCTCTGCACGCCAGTCGCACGGTTGCCTGCAGACGGCAATACCAGTTCCCCGGATGACCTATTCCAGAGCACGCACATCCTAGACATGACATTTACCAATGTCACAGAGAG TGTCACCTACCACCTTGGCTACCACAGGGAGGAACTGATTGGCCAGTCGTGGTACAGCCTCCTGCACCCTGAGGATGCTGACCTCGCAGCtgtccagcacagggctgtgg CGCTGGGGGCCGAGGCGGGGCCCGCGGTGCTCCGTGTGCTGCGCGCAGACCGCACCTGGGCCTGGCTGCGGGTGGCGGCCCGGCGGGACGGCGGCGGCCGCTTCATCACCTGCACCAGCCGCTGCCTCAG gagggaggaggcgGCCTATCTGCGCGCCCGACAaccggcccgccgccccgcggcgcCCACCGCCCCGCCGGGACGGGAGCTGAGCCTGCTGGCTGCGCAGCTCCGCGCCCTGGCCGACAGCCTCTCGCCGCCCTCCGCCGCGACGGCCAAGGCCTGTGCCTGGCCCGAAACCGCGGCCTTTCCGCcggcgccgctccccgccgggccgccccaATAA
- the RRP36 gene encoding ribosomal RNA processing protein 36 homolog, whose product MSAKKPVPFLRQVISVTKKVHRDPRFDDLSGEYKPEIFMKTYSFLDSIKKQEKEMVQKELKKCRDMEQKEKLQQLLNRMTQQEQAQKKQQKLRERELSLKRQQRELAKQGKKPFFLKKSEKRKMELAEKYAELKRSGKLESFLNKKRKRNAIKDKHRLPSQKNL is encoded by the exons ATGTCTGCCAAGAAGCCTGTACCTTTTCTGCGACAAGTCATCTCTGTTACGAAGAAG GTCCACAGAGACCCTCGATTTGATGACCTGTCTGGAGAGTATAAGCCTGAGATATTTATGAAGACTTATAGCTTCCTGGACAGCATcaagaagcaggagaaggag ATGGTTCAGAAGGAGCTGAAAAAATGCCGGGACATGGAGCAGAAGGAGaaactccagcagctcctgaacCGCATG ACACAACAAgaacaggcacagaaaaaacagcagaaattgAGGGAGAGGGAGCTGTCTTTGAAGAGACAACAGAGGGAATTGGccaagcagggaaagaaacccTTCTTCCTAAAGAAAT CTGAGAAGCGGAAAATGGAGCTAGCAGAGAAGTATGCAGAGCTGAAGAGGAGTGGGAAGCTGGAGAGCTTCCTGaacaagaagaggaagaggaatgCCATCAAAGACAAGCACCGTCTGCCCTCGCAGAAGAACCTGTGA